One Campylobacter concisus DNA window includes the following coding sequences:
- a CDS encoding histidine kinase, with protein sequence MRVSKFLVLLPIFLAAFACFYSGALYFDKFRISYGINSEVKRESLIRKTLDAIVSERIAYERYSQTRSPQDEAALREANAAKNLFVKSLSNTLSNTPDDKRIRDRLNEVLKNANASWESSNLSFLSFVELANSAVESGQILFRDVALDIDIKRHILSLLRTYELLQNVNTTKEHILAVLMGKEKITESSLKQSLDSLKYNDINANLLPNGDIKDNIIRDIDRLDNIEISQGYDEIRLKLKLKNELTRDEILQIYTFESNRAKLFSKIANVLSDELKRLNDNFRVKVLSLTFLMFFLSLWLFYAGYKTYIWLKALENLNKKMRLVRDEVLKRGDRNPQNLIENFIALYKELLQKYEQERSFAAIKDRLLVRLNKKFYLSKEQILSSVATLKKDENVVKNELVFENLEKNSQIIAINYSNIKGLLDSRNGEVGLNLKPFNPQILFSNILEAQIPFTQEKKLNFLTYLDANISDELEGDSEKISVVFGSIMQAIVTKCDKFANLIVEIKNVSDALSQSGLLLIETKIRTNQIFINEEQIKALSAEDESEINDEESEFYLRLASFYLGLFNSNLDISTLGGAGNEFKFILSLKKVQKLQNFSLNHELRIAYLPDINAKYNEFFAATLEDMGLRFQNIISNNQALAKNYDIVFARQSASKNINIKNAVLLKDPLTPLSVARLVYMEKNKGESLTEEKVLFLLCDKNPLSLEMFSRAFSFLDCEVIGVSSHKELKQALLLNRFNAVFIDASFFENGVANFVKEIRSLQEEKINLVAVVSNTSNIPERELLPAFDEKIRKPFSKDDLNQILPKFIKNYKPSKENRYFSKNENIVIYKSTKLENKIFAGALGEFQNTLEVANSFSELLIKIKTKPCSLALVDETAEGFDIKELLATISELRAGLKLDARVLLFSNNLELKNQKEYIKILSPSVSKIELTNFVKSELGEINSTQNELKNNFKFIKFKV encoded by the coding sequence ATGAGGGTTAGTAAATTTTTAGTTCTTTTGCCGATATTTTTGGCAGCTTTCGCTTGCTTTTATAGTGGCGCGCTCTACTTTGATAAATTTAGGATCTCTTATGGCATAAATAGCGAGGTAAAAAGAGAAAGTTTGATAAGAAAAACCTTAGATGCGATCGTTTCAGAAAGAATTGCTTACGAAAGATATAGTCAAACTAGGTCACCTCAAGATGAAGCGGCTTTAAGAGAGGCAAATGCTGCTAAGAATTTGTTTGTAAAAAGTTTATCAAACACTCTTTCTAACACACCAGATGATAAAAGGATAAGAGATAGGCTAAATGAAGTTTTAAAAAACGCAAATGCAAGTTGGGAGAGCTCTAATCTCTCGTTTCTTAGCTTTGTTGAGTTAGCAAATTCTGCTGTTGAAAGTGGGCAAATTTTATTTAGAGATGTTGCTTTAGACATTGATATCAAGCGTCATATACTCTCTTTACTTAGAACCTATGAGCTGCTTCAAAACGTAAATACCACAAAAGAGCACATCTTGGCCGTGCTTATGGGTAAAGAAAAAATTACCGAAAGTTCGCTAAAACAATCTCTAGATAGCCTTAAATACAACGATATAAATGCAAATTTACTCCCAAATGGCGACATAAAAGACAACATAATAAGAGATATAGATAGGCTTGATAATATAGAGATCTCTCAGGGCTATGACGAGATCCGCCTTAAGCTAAAGCTAAAAAATGAGCTAACACGTGATGAAATTTTACAGATATATACCTTTGAAAGCAATAGAGCCAAGCTCTTTAGCAAGATAGCAAATGTCTTAAGTGACGAGCTAAAGAGACTAAATGATAACTTTAGAGTAAAGGTGCTTAGTCTAACATTTTTGATGTTTTTTCTATCGCTTTGGCTATTTTACGCTGGCTATAAAACATATATCTGGCTAAAAGCTCTAGAAAATTTAAACAAAAAAATGAGGCTTGTAAGAGATGAGGTTTTAAAAAGAGGCGATAGAAATCCACAAAATTTAATAGAAAATTTCATCGCGCTATATAAAGAGCTACTTCAAAAATATGAGCAAGAAAGAAGCTTTGCAGCGATAAAAGATAGGCTGCTAGTTAGGCTAAATAAGAAATTTTACCTCTCAAAAGAGCAAATTTTAAGCTCGGTTGCTACGCTAAAAAAAGATGAAAACGTGGTAAAAAATGAGCTTGTTTTTGAAAATTTAGAAAAAAATAGCCAGATAATCGCGATAAATTACAGCAATATAAAAGGCTTGCTTGATAGTAGAAATGGCGAAGTTGGACTAAATTTAAAGCCATTTAACCCGCAAATTTTGTTTTCAAACATACTTGAAGCGCAGATACCTTTCACGCAAGAGAAAAAGCTAAATTTCTTAACCTATCTTGACGCAAACATTAGCGACGAGCTAGAGGGAGATAGCGAGAAGATAAGCGTTGTATTTGGTTCTATCATGCAAGCTATCGTGACAAAATGCGATAAATTTGCCAACTTGATAGTGGAGATAAAAAATGTCAGCGACGCCCTTAGCCAAAGTGGTCTTTTGCTCATCGAAACAAAGATAAGGACAAATCAAATTTTCATAAATGAAGAGCAGATAAAGGCTTTAAGCGCAGAAGATGAAAGCGAGATAAACGATGAAGAGAGCGAGTTTTATCTCAGACTTGCTAGCTTTTATCTAGGGCTTTTTAACTCAAACCTTGATATAAGCACGCTTGGCGGAGCTGGCAATGAGTTTAAATTTATCCTTAGCCTAAAAAAGGTGCAAAAACTGCAAAATTTCAGCCTAAATCACGAGCTAAGGATCGCATATCTGCCTGATATAAATGCAAAATACAATGAATTTTTCGCAGCTACTTTAGAAGATATGGGGCTTAGGTTTCAAAATATTATCTCAAACAACCAAGCACTAGCGAAAAACTATGACATCGTCTTTGCAAGGCAGAGTGCTAGTAAAAATATAAATATAAAAAATGCGGTCTTGCTAAAAGATCCGCTCACGCCACTTAGCGTTGCGCGGCTTGTCTATATGGAGAAGAACAAGGGCGAGAGCTTGACTGAAGAGAAAGTGCTCTTTTTACTATGCGATAAAAATCCGCTTAGTCTTGAGATGTTTTCGCGCGCTTTTAGCTTCTTAGACTGCGAAGTCATAGGCGTTAGCAGCCATAAAGAGCTTAAGCAAGCACTACTTTTAAATAGGTTTAACGCGGTTTTTATCGATGCTTCATTTTTTGAAAATGGCGTGGCAAATTTCGTAAAAGAGATAAGATCGCTACAAGAAGAGAAGATAAATTTAGTCGCTGTGGTCTCAAACACCTCAAATATCCCTGAAAGAGAGCTGCTACCTGCTTTTGACGAGAAGATTAGAAAGCCTTTTAGCAAAGATGATCTAAATCAAATTTTGCCTAAATTTATCAAAAACTATAAGCCAAGCAAGGAAAATAGATACTTTAGCAAAAATGAAAATATAGTGATTTACAAGAGCACGAAGCTTGAAAATAAGATATTTGCTGGTGCTCTTGGTGAGTTTCAAAACACGCTTGAGGTCGCAAATAGCTTTAGCGAGCTTTTGATAAAGATAAAGACAAAACCTTGCTCGCTAGCGCTTGTGGATGAAACGGCGGAGGGCTTTGATATAAAAGAGCTTTTAGCTACGATATCTGAGCTTAGAGCTGGGCTAAAGCTGGATGCTAGAGTGCTTCTTTTTAGCAACAACTTAGAGCTTAAAAATCAAAAAGAGTATATAAAAATCCTATCTCCAAGTGTGAGCAAGATAGAGCTTACAAACTTCGTAAAATCAGAGCTTGGCGAGATAAATTCGACCCAAAATGAACTAAAGAATAACTTTAAGTTTATAAAATTTAAGGTTTGA
- a CDS encoding multiheme c-type cytochrome codes for MFKKSLMLLACLMSFGFAANMDANKSDALNLNVVKNIKVAHKMSDLSKSCVECHAEKTPGIVADWKNSRHAHVGVSCMDCHSVNADNPMASVKVHPKDSNNHVSMLVSPKTCAKCHENEVDELVKSGHARAAMQMYANPAMVKLMYHYEGADHPDFKMAPDATGCTQCHGTVIKLDANHKPTKETWPNYGIGNVYPDGGVGNCKSCHSAHTFSIAEARKPAACASCHLGPDHPDIEIFNNSMHGHIYNSEAHKWNFDAAPDTWDVPDFRAPTCAACHMSGVGETTTTHNVSRRLKWNLWGISSKLRTAGDEQAATIYEKTGKLNIGTPLAGHPSGDPEKARAEMKLVCKACHTPTHTDNFFIMGDKQVELYNVYSAEATKMLEELKAKNLLLEDAWSDEFQDVYYHMWHHEGRRMRQGALMGGPDYSHWHGVFEVKNDIRKLRKIYKERIESGKVQ; via the coding sequence ATGTTTAAAAAGTCGCTAATGTTATTAGCCTGTCTAATGTCTTTTGGCTTTGCCGCAAACATGGATGCAAATAAATCTGACGCTTTAAACCTTAATGTTGTAAAAAACATTAAAGTTGCTCACAAAATGTCAGACTTATCAAAAAGCTGTGTTGAGTGCCACGCTGAAAAGACACCCGGCATAGTTGCCGATTGGAAAAATAGTCGCCACGCTCACGTTGGCGTAAGTTGTATGGATTGCCACTCTGTAAATGCAGATAATCCTATGGCTTCAGTTAAGGTGCATCCAAAAGATTCTAACAACCATGTTTCAATGCTAGTTAGCCCAAAAACTTGTGCTAAGTGCCACGAAAACGAAGTCGATGAACTAGTAAAGAGCGGTCACGCAAGAGCTGCTATGCAAATGTATGCTAATCCTGCAATGGTGAAACTAATGTATCACTATGAGGGAGCAGATCATCCTGACTTTAAAATGGCTCCAGATGCCACTGGTTGTACTCAATGCCACGGTACAGTTATTAAACTTGATGCTAATCACAAACCTACTAAAGAGACTTGGCCAAACTATGGTATAGGCAATGTTTATCCAGATGGTGGCGTAGGTAACTGTAAATCATGTCACAGCGCACACACATTTAGCATAGCTGAAGCTAGAAAACCAGCTGCTTGTGCATCTTGCCACCTTGGACCTGATCACCCAGATATTGAGATCTTTAACAACTCAATGCACGGACATATCTATAACAGCGAAGCTCACAAATGGAACTTTGATGCTGCTCCTGATACATGGGATGTACCAGACTTTAGAGCTCCAACTTGTGCAGCTTGCCACATGAGTGGTGTTGGTGAAACAACAACAACTCACAACGTTTCAAGAAGACTAAAATGGAACCTATGGGGCATAAGCAGTAAGCTAAGAACAGCTGGTGATGAACAAGCTGCTACTATTTACGAAAAAACTGGCAAACTAAACATAGGAACACCTCTAGCAGGTCACCCAAGTGGCGATCCTGAAAAAGCACGTGCTGAGATGAAACTAGTTTGTAAAGCTTGCCATACACCAACTCACACAGATAACTTCTTCATTATGGGTGATAAACAAGTAGAGCTTTATAACGTTTATAGCGCTGAAGCAACTAAGATGCTTGAAGAGTTGAAAGCTAAAAACCTACTACTAGAAGATGCTTGGTCAGATGAATTCCAAGATGTCTACTATCATATGTGGCACCATGAAGGTCGTCGTATGAGACAAGGCGCTCTAATGGGTGGCCCTGACTACTCACACTGGCATGGTGTATTCGAAGTTAAGAACGACATTAGAAAACTTCGCAAAATCTATAAAGAAAGAATTGAGTCTGGCAAAGTCCAGTAA
- a CDS encoding Crp/Fnr family transcriptional regulator gives MIEQIPFFQGLDAEDLAKLEAISVVKKYKKGEFLFIEGEEPKWLTFLITGSVKLYKTTANGKEIFIHQLAPMNFVAEVVNFENIPYPASAIFTISGEVLKINYEKFEAQFLTKPEICMKFLKSMAQKIRITTNLLHQELILSSEEKVARFILNHEDLFNELKHTKISSILNMTPETFSRILNKFKTNGLVKLDEKNQILEKDVGGLQEIYSY, from the coding sequence ATGATAGAACAGATCCCATTTTTCCAAGGCCTTGACGCAGAGGACCTAGCTAAACTTGAAGCAATCAGTGTTGTTAAAAAATATAAAAAAGGCGAGTTTTTATTTATAGAAGGCGAGGAGCCAAAGTGGCTTACGTTTTTGATAACTGGCTCAGTTAAGCTTTATAAAACTACGGCAAATGGCAAGGAAATTTTTATCCACCAGCTTGCACCTATGAATTTTGTAGCTGAAGTCGTAAATTTTGAAAATATCCCTTATCCAGCGAGCGCCATTTTTACTATCTCTGGCGAGGTTTTAAAGATAAATTATGAAAAATTTGAAGCACAATTTTTAACAAAGCCAGAAATTTGCATGAAATTTCTAAAATCAATGGCTCAAAAGATAAGAATAACTACAAATTTACTCCACCAAGAACTAATACTAAGCTCCGAAGAGAAGGTGGCTAGATTTATTTTAAATCACGAAGATCTATTTAATGAGCTAAAGCATACAAAAATTTCATCAATACTCAATATGACTCCAGAAACTTTTTCGAGGATTTTAAATAAATTTAAAACAAATGGTTTGGTTAAACTTGATGAGAAGAACCAAATTTTGGAAAAAGATGTAGGTGGCCTACAAGAAATTTATTCTTATTGA
- a CDS encoding phosphatidylserine decarboxylase gives MNKDNLFSQIFGKVAKINFFKPLQELINSFYVKLFKIDMSEFKPANEYKNLNELFTRELLKPREFDAADEIFISPVDGTCLSFGTTKELEAFSIKGMSYGLKELLGQGELDGEFDFANIYLSPKDYHHYHAPCDITIKKAVYIPGKLYSVAVKWLGKVDSLYTKNERVALLCEMKNGKKLWLVFVGALNVGKMKFCFDDRIQTNAMANFTQIYEYENLHIKKGERLGNFELGSTIVILSEKDAIEYNLFENKELKFAEAIGRIKE, from the coding sequence ATGAACAAGGACAATCTCTTTTCTCAAATTTTTGGCAAGGTAGCAAAAATAAACTTTTTCAAGCCGCTTCAAGAGCTTATCAACTCCTTTTATGTAAAGCTATTTAAGATCGATATGAGCGAGTTTAAGCCAGCAAATGAGTATAAAAATTTAAACGAACTTTTTACCAGAGAGCTCTTGAAGCCAAGAGAATTTGATGCAGCAGATGAGATATTTATAAGTCCTGTTGATGGTACCTGCCTTAGCTTTGGTACCACAAAAGAGCTAGAAGCTTTTAGTATAAAAGGCATGAGTTATGGCTTAAAGGAGCTTTTGGGGCAGGGCGAGCTTGATGGCGAGTTTGACTTTGCTAATATCTATCTTAGCCCAAAAGACTATCATCACTATCATGCACCTTGCGATATTACGATAAAAAAAGCGGTCTATATCCCAGGTAAGCTTTACAGTGTGGCGGTAAAATGGCTTGGCAAGGTCGATAGCCTTTATACCAAAAACGAGCGTGTGGCGCTACTTTGTGAGATGAAAAATGGCAAAAAACTTTGGCTAGTTTTTGTGGGTGCGCTAAACGTTGGTAAGATGAAATTTTGCTTTGATGATCGCATCCAAACAAATGCGATGGCAAATTTTACGCAAATTTATGAGTATGAAAATTTACACATTAAAAAGGGCGAGCGTCTTGGAAATTTCGAGCTTGGCTCAACCATCGTCATACTTAGTGAAAAAGATGCGATCGAGTACAACCTCTTTGAAAACAAAGAGCTAAAATTTGCTGAAGCGATCGGTAGGATAAAAGAGTAA
- a CDS encoding metallophosphoesterase, with amino-acid sequence MGLFRIIIGALTFSVLTNLYSYKRFIKKVSFFTPHLKKIRIFFYIISVLEFVFVLQLRFSFLNIELYLIAGTLIGFSLFLFGVSLFYDIVRSICLKAHFNPTRRKFIKFCFDVTFVIFVVACFLKGIFNALTPPKIRQISIKIKNLQSDLKIAMITDVHIGEFLQKDFVAELVKEINLARPDLVVIVGDLVDMRAELIGDFLDPLKNLKSTYGTFYVPGNHEYYHGVDEILEKIRALGIRVLGNKNEKIAGINLAGVYDLAGIRFKNLEPNLDEALAGCDPYLPTILLSHQPKFIKTMQKDVDLVLCGHTHAGQIFPFSILVLLDQGFLHGLYKINDKMQAYVSSGAGFWGPPVRIFAPSEIAILNLSKD; translated from the coding sequence TTGGGACTTTTTCGGATTATTATCGGGGCACTTACCTTTAGTGTTCTTACAAATTTATACTCATACAAACGTTTTATAAAAAAGGTATCGTTTTTTACACCGCATCTTAAAAAAATTCGCATATTTTTCTATATTATTAGTGTGCTTGAGTTTGTATTTGTTCTTCAATTAAGATTTTCTTTTTTAAATATAGAGCTCTATCTGATAGCAGGAACGCTCATTGGTTTTTCTCTATTTCTATTTGGTGTTAGTTTGTTTTATGATATTGTTAGATCCATTTGTTTAAAAGCTCATTTTAATCCCACAAGACGAAAATTTATTAAATTTTGCTTTGATGTGACATTTGTCATTTTTGTAGTTGCTTGCTTTTTGAAAGGAATTTTTAACGCACTTACTCCGCCAAAGATCAGACAGATTAGTATAAAAATAAAAAATTTACAAAGTGATCTAAAAATAGCCATGATAACCGATGTGCATATTGGTGAGTTTTTGCAAAAGGACTTCGTGGCTGAGCTTGTGAAAGAGATAAATTTAGCTAGACCAGACCTGGTGGTGATAGTTGGCGACTTGGTTGATATGAGAGCTGAGCTTATAGGGGATTTTTTGGATCCATTAAAAAATCTTAAAAGCACCTACGGCACCTTTTATGTCCCTGGCAATCACGAATACTATCACGGAGTTGATGAGATACTAGAAAAAATTCGCGCTCTAGGCATTAGGGTGCTTGGCAATAAAAATGAAAAAATAGCTGGCATAAATTTAGCTGGGGTCTATGATCTAGCTGGCATAAGGTTTAAAAATTTAGAGCCAAATTTAGACGAAGCGCTAGCAGGATGTGATCCATATCTACCGACCATTCTACTCTCTCATCAGCCAAAATTTATAAAAACTATGCAAAAAGATGTTGATCTAGTGCTTTGCGGTCACACGCACGCTGGGCAAATTTTCCCTTTTAGTATCCTAGTCTTGCTGGATCAAGGTTTTTTACATGGGCTTTATAAGATTAATGATAAAATGCAAGCTTATGTTAGTAGCGGTGCAGGATTTTGGGGACCTCCGGTTAGGATATTTGCTCCTAGTGAGATCGCTATTTTAAATTTAAGCAAGGACTAA
- the uvrC gene encoding excinuclease ABC subunit UvrC, which produces MLIDEIRTLPNEPGVYQYFDAQNRLLYVGKAKILKNRVKSYFKFTPSLAPAEKLSPRISKMISEAVHLEYIVTPSEADALILENSFIKQLKPKYNILLRDDKTYPYIFINLNDEFPRFEITRKVVKGSNIRYFGPYFSGAGELLEALYLNFNLVQKKSCIKGKKACLFHQLKRCYAPCEGKISKESYAKIVADATAALQNPNLLIARLEELMLNYAKAEDYEQAAATRDKMQTLKNMQTKVEVDLAKLEDFEAYSVACVHDMICAVRFSVQSGKITGVKTDITQAKNAQKDEINEAYKQAILKSFIAGQPIISTKIYVHENFEDSELVEEILNERFGRKFSITCPKIGDKRKICEIATKNAEVSIEKYLKTHDNELLNEIKEYFNLAHTPYVVEAYDNSHLFGEASVGAMVRYEHGEWAKQNYRHMHLSSKNDYDQMRESLTARALRFDKLSPPDLWVIDGGEALLNLACEILASSGANVDVIAISKEKIDAKAHRAKGEAKDKIYTKNGSFSLSTSDKKLQFFQKMRDESHRFVISFHRKTRQKNDMQRSVLRQAGVSEGSIAKLISFYGSFDKISEANLDEVAKITNKSVAAKLLTLKEGNLK; this is translated from the coding sequence ATGCTAATAGACGAGATAAGAACGCTTCCAAACGAGCCTGGCGTATATCAATATTTTGACGCTCAAAACAGACTTTTATATGTCGGCAAGGCCAAAATTTTAAAAAACAGGGTCAAAAGCTACTTTAAATTTACCCCAAGCTTAGCCCCAGCTGAAAAGCTAAGCCCAAGAATTTCAAAGATGATAAGCGAGGCCGTGCATCTTGAATACATCGTCACACCAAGCGAAGCAGACGCGCTCATACTTGAAAATTCATTTATCAAACAGCTTAAGCCAAAATACAATATCTTGCTTCGTGACGACAAGACCTACCCTTATATCTTTATAAATTTAAATGACGAATTTCCTAGATTTGAGATCACTAGAAAGGTGGTAAAAGGCTCAAATATACGTTACTTTGGGCCATATTTTAGTGGAGCAGGAGAGCTACTTGAGGCGCTTTATCTAAATTTCAACCTAGTTCAGAAAAAGTCCTGCATCAAAGGCAAAAAAGCCTGCCTTTTTCACCAGCTAAAACGTTGCTACGCCCCATGTGAGGGCAAAATTTCAAAAGAGAGCTACGCCAAAATAGTTGCTGATGCCACAGCCGCTTTGCAAAATCCAAATTTATTAATCGCTCGCCTTGAAGAGCTCATGCTAAACTACGCCAAGGCTGAAGACTACGAGCAAGCAGCCGCGACTAGAGATAAGATGCAAACGCTTAAAAATATGCAAACAAAGGTCGAGGTCGATCTTGCTAAGCTTGAGGACTTTGAGGCCTACTCGGTCGCTTGTGTGCATGATATGATCTGCGCAGTGAGATTTAGCGTGCAAAGTGGCAAGATAACAGGCGTAAAAACCGATATCACGCAGGCTAAAAACGCTCAAAAAGATGAGATAAACGAGGCTTATAAGCAGGCCATTTTAAAAAGCTTTATCGCTGGTCAGCCAATAATCAGCACCAAAATTTACGTCCATGAAAACTTTGAAGATAGCGAGCTTGTTGAAGAAATTTTAAACGAGAGATTTGGGCGTAAATTTAGCATCACTTGCCCAAAAATAGGCGATAAGCGTAAAATTTGCGAGATCGCAACCAAAAACGCCGAAGTTAGCATCGAAAAATACCTAAAAACACACGATAACGAGCTACTAAACGAGATAAAAGAGTATTTTAATCTAGCTCACACGCCTTACGTGGTCGAAGCCTACGACAACTCGCACCTTTTTGGCGAGGCAAGTGTCGGGGCGATGGTGCGCTATGAGCATGGAGAGTGGGCGAAGCAAAACTACCGCCACATGCATCTAAGCTCTAAAAACGACTACGATCAGATGAGAGAGAGCCTCACTGCTAGAGCGCTTAGGTTTGACAAGCTTAGTCCGCCTGATCTTTGGGTTATTGACGGGGGCGAAGCACTTTTAAATTTAGCCTGCGAGATTTTAGCAAGTAGCGGGGCAAACGTCGATGTGATCGCTATCTCAAAAGAAAAAATAGACGCCAAAGCTCACCGCGCAAAGGGCGAGGCGAAAGATAAAATTTATACAAAAAATGGCAGCTTTAGCCTAAGTACGAGCGATAAAAAGCTGCAGTTTTTCCAAAAGATGCGTGATGAGAGCCATAGATTTGTCATCAGTTTTCACAGAAAAACAAGGCAGAAAAACGATATGCAAAGATCAGTGCTAAGACAAGCTGGCGTTTCTGAGGGCAGTATCGCGAAATTAATCAGCTTTTACGGAAGTTTTGATAAAATCAGCGAAGCAAATTTAGACGAAGTGGCAAAAATAACAAACAAAAGCGTAGCAGCAAAGCTTTTAACGCTCAAAGAAGGAAATTTGAAGTGA
- the mscL gene encoding large-conductance mechanosensitive channel protein MscL — translation MSFISEFKEFAMRGNVIDMAVGVVIGGAFGKIVSSLVGDIIMPVVGVVTGGVNFTDLKLTLKEAAEGAPAVTINYGSFIQTMVDFLIIAFCIFCVIKALNTLKNKLPKEEEAAPAEPETPADIALLTEIRDLLKK, via the coding sequence ATGAGTTTTATAAGCGAATTTAAAGAATTTGCAATGCGTGGAAATGTCATAGATATGGCAGTTGGTGTTGTTATCGGTGGAGCATTTGGAAAGATTGTCTCATCACTGGTTGGTGATATTATCATGCCAGTTGTTGGTGTTGTAACAGGCGGTGTAAATTTCACTGATCTTAAGCTAACACTAAAAGAAGCAGCAGAGGGTGCGCCAGCTGTTACGATAAACTATGGTTCATTTATACAAACAATGGTTGATTTCTTAATCATTGCTTTTTGTATCTTTTGCGTCATCAAAGCTTTAAATACACTTAAAAATAAACTACCAAAAGAAGAAGAGGCAGCTCCTGCAGAGCCTGAAACTCCAGCTGATATAGCACTTCTAACTGAGATCAGAGATCTTCTTAAAAAATAA
- a CDS encoding cytochrome c3 family protein, which translates to MAEVKKKFFVWSSVVIGIVIGLIASMGIADALHATGSGYICTICHTMDPMNAAYHEDAHGGNNKLGIKAECSACHLNHTSAYTYVLTKLKVSINDGYKTFFTDTDKIDWRKKREHASHFVYDSGCLTCHSNLKNVIQAGKSFLPHRDYFVFGNPNKKSCVDCHEHVGHKNLGLQIDKFEAIKKQENNKTK; encoded by the coding sequence TTGGCTGAAGTTAAGAAGAAATTTTTTGTTTGGTCATCTGTTGTTATCGGCATTGTGATCGGACTTATTGCGTCTATGGGTATTGCTGATGCACTTCACGCGACTGGTAGCGGCTACATCTGTACTATTTGCCACACGATGGATCCTATGAATGCTGCATATCATGAAGATGCGCACGGCGGCAATAACAAGCTTGGCATAAAAGCTGAATGTTCAGCCTGTCACCTAAATCATACAAGTGCCTATACCTATGTACTTACAAAACTTAAAGTATCGATAAATGATGGCTATAAGACATTTTTTACAGATACAGACAAGATCGACTGGCGTAAAAAACGCGAGCATGCATCTCACTTTGTCTATGATAGTGGATGTTTGACTTGCCACTCAAATTTAAAAAATGTTATTCAAGCTGGTAAATCATTCTTGCCACATAGAGATTATTTCGTTTTTGGAAATCCTAATAAAAAATCATGTGTTGATTGCCACGAGCACGTTGGTCACAAGAATTTAGGACTACAAATCGATAAATTTGAAGCAATTAAAAAACAAGAAAACAATAAAACCAAGTAA